The Branchiostoma lanceolatum isolate klBraLanc5 chromosome 1, klBraLanc5.hap2, whole genome shotgun sequence genomic sequence TATAATAGAGGTTCCtaacatgtactacatgtacatggtacataTCATGATAAGACTTTAATTAAAGTGTGGTACCTGTAGTACATGTCACATGCATGTagctacaaaaatgtatatgtatgttttgtcTGATTATGAAGTGCAAAGTAATATGTTGCCATTGTCCTGTCAAGCTTAGATAAGTTCCTGCAGAACAATCACTCATGTAGATGTTAACCTGACCCCCTCTCCTTGTCCCTGACTAGATCATGGGGAACCAGGTCCAGGCCCATGTGGTGACTGACGAGTATGCAGCCAGAGTCTCCAGCCCTCCCATGTACGACGCTGTCAGGTACGAGGCAGGACTAGTAGTTATTTTttaccttcgctaagaaggttatgttgtaggtgccatttgtgtgtgtgtctgtctgtgtgtgtgtctgtatgtgaacagcataactcgagaagctgtggatggatccttgtGATATCTGCCCTCCCATGTATGACTCTGTCAGTTAGGAGGCTGGGCTGCAGTAGTCATTGTAAATGTATATTGAAGTTTGCAGTCAGCTTTTGTGTTTTCAACTCAAAACAAGggcaaaaatgtttgttctatcttctgcccacctactcCTTTGTCTAAGAGcttgacatgcacgctaccagaCAGGATGtaaagccatggtccactgatCATtctgcttgtcgaaaagagctagtagaatttccccggtacaatgaacctgtaaatactgtacatagtgtctgtcttctcttcttctctgtcacgaccagtagaaaaatagctcttcagtgagctaaactgtttttttcttctgtataTCTTCAGTAAAGATATCCTGCAGAGATGGACGTACCCGCTGGTGCCAGATAACAGACTGTCGTCTCAGGAGCAGGAAGGGTTCTACACACTCCGCCGCCACCATGTCTACAGGGGGAGGGACGTCTTCTTGGACCAGTAAGTCAATCAACTTTGATGGAAGCACCATTTAAACATGGACAGATTGCCCCAAAATCTGATGGAGCATCCTGTCTGTGTTCACAGACTACAAGGTAGTTTTGCTGGACACTCCATTGAACTTATTCTCAAAATCTTTCACAAGAGCAGGTCAATTTCTAAATGTTGCCAGTCCTCCTGGATTTACCATTAAGCCTTGTCGGTCCTCCTAAATTTACCGTTAatgccaggatccccccattcaGACCCTCATGCATGCCTCAGcattgccaggatccccccatgcagacccttatGCATGCCTCAGcattgccaggatccccccatgcagaccctcatgcaTGCCTCAGtttgccaggaccccccatgcagaccctcatgtatGCCTCAGCACCATTAAGATCCCCCATGCAAACCCTCATATATGCCTTAGTCTTGCCAATATCTCCCCATGTTGACCCTCAGGTATGCCTAGTGTTACCAGAATGCCCCtatgcagaccctcatgtatGCCTCAGTCAAATTGAATATTGCATCCCCCCACAGTGACAGTGTTCTGGAGGAGAATGTTGTGATCGGACCAGGGACCAGGATCGGCAGTCACACCACCATCAGTAACTCTGTCATCGGTCAGAACTGTGTCATCGGTCAGTGGTCTTCTCTCATCATTCTTCATTAGATAACATAATTATTATATATTCTGTTTACTGTATTAAGATAcccttatttatctatttaccaGGGTAGCTGCCTCAGTGGCTGAGCACTGCTTTTCAGTAAGGCCCTGGGTGGCAGGGTGTTCCAAACCTTGATGGAATGTTATGATATAAATGTTATAGATTTATAATGTTGCtattaaataataataataccaTTTTAACCTGACACAGAAAGTTTTTTAAAGATTATCAAGTTAGCTTACGGCCCAGGAAAAAGTGGTGCAGATTTACCGGTCAAGACCAAATAAAAACTATACATGAAATGGTTGTTCAAGCTGACTGCACATGATCAATTTGAAGAATATTTTGTAGCTCTAATGGCATGGTCACATTCGTCATAAAACATCCtatgattttgatgtcgtagaatttcaAGCaaactgtgacagaaccaagaGTTTTCGATTTTACAATCATGATTGTATGACATATGTGAAAAGGCCCTAATTCAACCTTTAGGCTTTAATTAGTAAAATAGTGTAATGTGATTTGTACCTAATAGTATAATCTTGATCTGTGATGAATTAGCTGTAATATCTCATTCATTGATATTCATTTAATACGACTTTCCTGTTAACATTGGTGTGCCTGTCCAGGGGACAATGTTTGCCTAGAAGGAGCGTACCTGTGGGACAATGTGTCTGTTGGCTCCGGCTGTTCCCTCACACAGTGTATCGTGTGCAGTGGAGTCACCATTTCTGATAACCCTTCCGTTTTTTATCTGTCCAGGGGATAACGTCAGCCTAGAGGGAGCTTACCTGTGGGATAATGTGACTCTTGGATCCAGTTGTTCTCTCACACAGTGTATTGTGTGCAGTGGAGTTACCATCGCAGACAGAGTGGTGGTGGAACCTTCATGTGTTCTGGCCTTAAACGTAAGAAGCTTTTCATGCAACTTTGTAATGATAGTAATTATTGTGTCAACCCTTTGCACTTTTTTTGACTGAACACCTATTTGCATGTGTTTATAAAGCCATAACAAACTTTCACTGATACcacttgaagttgaaattgCATGACATCGTGTACATTCTTTCTCAGTATGCTCCCTTctagtgtctagtggcacatagggcagcaaaatTAAGtatccttgctgtttcagtagctggCATATTATTACCTGTTGCTTCCCCTTTTACTgtacttgaggcacctcctggaacacgggatccccatttaacgtcccttccaaaagacggttgcggccccaactgagatgctcTTCCCAGAATTAGGAACTGATCATGATTGGAattaggagctcaactgtgaggctgctatcagTTAAGCTACAGGGACGATTTATTTGTAAACATTGCTGTGTAAATTAACTGTTTTACGGTAATGTATGTATTACCTGCTATACAGCTGCTTAATACAACACTTAACCATGTCCACTGTGTGCACCACAGGTAGAGGTGGGTCCTGATGTTCACCTCCCCGCGGGCACCAGGGTCAGCCTccaccccatgcagacccccggGGCCGAGGACGACTTCCAGGAGCCGACAGAGACGGTTCAGCACCAGACCTACCAGCCAGACAGGATAGGCACGGAGGGGAAGGGCTACATCTGGGAAGGAGGTAGGGTACTTTAATCATATTcatgttatgttttcggtttagctcactgaagagctattcttcagtagttgtgacagagaagacacacgctatgtacagtatttacagcttCATTGTACCAGAGAAATTCCCCTGGCTCTTTTCgacaaacacaatgaacagtggaccactaaggactgcaaccctttccagtagcttcGGTTGAGCGACTGTCAAAAcagacaggattcgaactcccaacatTTTAGACCAGAGGCAGAGTCTCTAACCACAGGCTCCTGTACcttgtgttgttttgtataGATGATGGTGTCCAGTTATGTATTCCTGATTCAGTTTGCAGTTTGGGGAAACAGGCAGATTAAGATACCAGAGAGTGTTGGttttgaatgaatggtttattaacaTGTAGTACATAGCAGCTAAAAACTGAATTGCGAACACAGTAGATCTTacaaaacacaaggaaaatacaACTGATGCCTCGGACATACTTTATACACTGTTCTATTGTACAGATGATGACCAGGACAGTCTGGTGGCAGCGATGTGGGGCCTGAGACTGGAGCAGGAGGACTCCAGCAGTGAGGAGTCGGAGGAGTCTTCTGAGGAGGAGGACAACTTGGACGAGGAAAACTCCCCTCCGGATGACATCAGGATCTTCTATACAGAGGTAGATGcttgttcgttcgtttgttcagaccccTTGTAGTGCCCAATGGCACATAGGATAGGATatgcagcaagtttccttgctgtttcagtagcagagtatATTTTCACAGAGAGGGGTTGTCAGCACCCGAAACACAAGACCCCCATTTTATACCCCTTCGAAAGATGGGTTCAGCCCCAACGTGTGTCCATGTGGTGTAAAGGTCTGCATACAGTACCTctccacatctggttcaaattctgtGGAGCCAGTATCCCTAGTTTGCGCCTTGGTCTGGACACGACTTGAAAATAGTCACATCATCCTatggcatcaaacctctgcacggaaaagaaccaaacacacttatcaagaagagtaggagtgacccgATGTGCTAATGGCTAAATACGTGAGCCATAGTGAAACCACATTTCACTACTgctatatggcctccgtcggtcagtattgaccatggtaaaatcctaattcacaacagccctacagcatcgactatggctaaacagccctatacgagaatggcagtctctgctaAGCTActagaaaaagcatcatgcttcatatCAGCCGAGGACGACTGCTTTTCCACATGGTCATAATGTTCAAAAGAAAAACTGTTGTCACTCACAGATCATGTATGGGATCTTTTTCTTGCACCAGGTGCTGGACAGCATGCAACGAGCGATCGAGGAAAACATCAACGCTGACAACCTAATTTTAGAGATCAACTCCTCCAAGTACGCCTACAACATCAGCATGCAGGAGCTGAACGTGTGTGTGGTGAGGTGTGTGCTGGAGTCCGCTCACCTCAGGGCATCGCTCATGGCTACTGCTTCAGAGTACCTGGCAGCCCTTAAACCTGTAAGTCAAACATtattgaatggatggatggatgaatgaatggatgaatggatggaagaatggatgaatgaatgaacaaacgaacgaaAGAACGAACGAATGTACGCCTACAACATCAGCATGCAGGAGCTGAACGTGTGTGTGGTGAGGTGTGTGCTGGAGTCCGCTCACCTCAGGGCATCGCTCATGGCTACTGCTTCAGAGTACCTGGCAGCCCTTAAACCTGTAAGTCAAACATtattgaatggatggatggatgaatgaatggatggaagaatggatgaatgaatgaacaaacgaacgaaAGAACGAACGAATGTACGCCTACAACATCAGCATGCAGGAGCTGAACGTGTGTGTGGTGAGGTGTGTGCTGGAGTCCGCTCACCTCAGGGCATCGCTCATGGCTACTGCTTCAGAGTACCTGGCAGCCCTTAAACCTGTAAGTCAAACATtattgaatggatggatggatgaatgaatggatgaatggatggaagaatggatgaatgaatgaacaaacgaacgaaAGAACGAACGAATGTACGCCTACAACATCAGCATGCAGGAGCTCAACGTGTGTGTGGTGAGGTGTGTGCTGGAGTCCGCTCACCTCAGGGCATTGCTCTTGGCTACTGCATCCGAGTACCTGGCAGCACTCAAACCTGTAAGTCACACTCATCTACGGACATGAAAAATGCTTTTggcctgtttgtctgtgtgtgtttgtgttgtgtgcgCCTCCTTCATGGTTACTGCTTCCGAGTTCCTTGCAGCCCTTAAACCTGTAAGTCACACTCATCTACggacatgaaaaatgaaggtttagcttttggtctgtctgtctgtgtgtttgtgttatgtGTTTCCACATTTTcgggtcagcataactcaagaacctctggatggattttaatttgtaatgatatttggtatgtgggtaggtcaaGGCCAATTTTGGTcgttttcaatttttgtgtgtttgtattatCTACATCTGTGAGCGTGTGTAAAAAGTTTGcaaatatgtgtatgtgtgtatgagtgtgtgtgtctgtgcttgTGTACAAGTGACACAGTATAAAGTCTTAAATACCTTAAGTTTTAACCCATTGATTGATTGGTGTTGGTTATGTTAACGTCAGTCTGTGTCCGCAGCTTCTGCAGCCAATGAAGGGTCTCCTGAAGAACTACATCCGTAACTCCGAGTCTCAACAGGACTGCCTCATGGCTctagaggtttgtttgtttgttaagacCCTTGTGgttcctagtggcacatagggcagcatgtttccttgccGTTTTTTCAAAGTTAAGAGCCCTTTTTCTCAAAACCACAGTTCTTCTGTTCTattctttcaaaacatttttttgtgtgcggGGGTTGCCCTAGCATCATCTTTTAAATCGTTTGCCCgcttgttcagacccttgtagttcctagtggcacataggaaagcaagtatatttttacagg encodes the following:
- the LOC136433561 gene encoding translation initiation factor eIF2B subunit epsilon-like; translation: MAGRGRKKADIMEQEDVLQAVIIADSFDVRFAPITKDIPRALMPVANRPLLEYTLHFLVAAGIQEIFVFCCAHANKIIKYLNDTGWTSDKAPCQVTTQVSEDSLSPGDALRLIYDRSLIRTDFVLVMGDLVSTINLQPIIQQHKQRRLKDKVTVMTMLFREAAPRHHTRSSDDDVVLVTERDTNRVLHYQMVEGQSKLDLPLDLFSDQSDLDIRYNLLDCHVSVCSPQVPQLFADNFDYQTRNDFVRGILVHEEIMGNQVQAHVVTDEYAARVSSPPMYDAVSKDILQRWTYPLVPDNRLSSQEQEGFYTLRRHHVYRGRDVFLDHDSVLEENVVIGPGTRIGSHTTISNSVIGQNCVIGDNVSLEGAYLWDNVTLGSSCSLTQCIVCSGVTIADRVVVEPSCVLALNVEVGPDVHLPAGTRVSLHPMQTPGAEDDFQEPTETVQHQTYQPDRIGTEGKGYIWEGDDDQDSLVAAMWGLRLEQEDSSSEESEESSEEEDNLDEENSPPDDIRIFYTEVLDSMQRAIEENINADNLILEINSSKYAYNISMQELNVCVVRCVLESAHLRASLMATASEYLAALKPNERMYAYNISMQELNVCVVRCVLESAHLRASLMATASEYLAALKPRKNERMYAYNISMQELNVCVVRCVLESAHLRALLLATASEYLAALKPLLQPMKGLLKNYIRNSESQQDCLMALEEYFGTHLNISAVLVSVLNFLYNEDILEEDSILKWYRHTAPSSTVPQKAQQQVRTAATKFIQWLQEAEEESEEDSD